The nucleotide sequence CTCGTGGTCGCGAACCCAGAAGCGCCCTCCCTCCTTCGGCACTCCCTCGAGGCGGAGAAGATCACCCACCCGCAGGCGATGACGTAGCCAGCGGCGGCCCCACCAGACGGCCACGAGCGCGCCGGAGGCATCGGCAACGCGCGCCTCGATGCGCGCCCGTCGGGGACCTCGTGCCGGCACCTCGCGGACCTCCTCGACGCTCGCAACCACGGTCGCCGGCTGCCCCGGCTCGAGCTCGGCGATCGGCCGCGCCCCGGCGGGGTCGCGATGCGTGTGCGGCAAGTGTTCGAGTAGGTCCCCGACCGTTTCGATGCCCAGCGAGCGCAAGGCCTCCTCGCGGATCCCGGGCAGCCGCAGCGGCGCCTCGAGGATCGCGCGGCTGGGCAAGGACCGCAGCGGCTCCAAGGATGGACGCTCGCGCTTGAAGTCCGGGCGTCTCCCGAGCACTAGCGCACTACTCGGCCGCGACCAGCCACCACCACTCAGGATCTCCGCCCGGCAAGACCTCGAGCTCGGCCCCCGGCGGGGCGAGCTGCCGCAACTCCTCGTCGCCGATCGGGGCTTGGCGCCCCACCAGCACCGTCACCAGTTCCGCCCCCCGACCGACCTCCTCGAACAGCACGCGCAGCGCCTCGCTCGGTGAGCGACAGAGGACGGTGCGCTCGTCGCCAAGCCAGGCGACGGCCGCGCCCCCGTCGCCGTCGTCGCGCGCGCTACCAGACCCCGTCCCCTCCACTTCCGACCCCGTCCCCTCCACTTCCCCTTGCTGTGCTCGCCGCACGCCGCCGTAGGCGACACCATTTGCCCGTTCCGCCATCCGCTTCGCGTTATCGCGCGCGCTGCGTTCGGGGTCGAACTCGACCAGCAGCGCGAGACCCTGCTGCGGCGCCTCGGTCGGCACGACCACGACGTTCCTCTCGGCCAGCCGTGCGGCTGCCTCGCAAGCCTCGCGGTGGGTCACTCCGTTGGGCAGCAAGAGCACCTCTTCGCCGCCGGTCGCGTTGACCGCGGCGAGCAGGTCGGGTGCTCCCAGCTGACGGTCCGCGGCTTCCACGACCACCGCTCCGAGCTCTTCGAAGAGGCGCACAACGCCGCTGCCCGAGGCGACCGCCACGACCCCGCAGCGCGGGCGCTCCTTAGTGGCAGCGGCGAGCCGCGCGCGCCGCTCGTCGACCTGCGCCCACATGTCCGCGACTTCGAGGCGAGAGACCTCGCCACAGCTCGCGCAGAGGGCGGTGGCGCGGTCCGGCTCGTTGGTGTGCAGGTGGATCCGTAGGGTGCGTGTGTCGCCGACCACAAGCACGCTGTCGCCGAGCTCTTCGAGGCGCAGCCGGAGACTTGTGGCATCGAGGTCGCGACCGGTCAGCGCGAAGTTCGTGCAGTAGCGATAGCTGGTGGACGTATGAGCAGGCGAGTGGATCGCTGGTCGCGCCGCCGGCGCGTGGTGCTCGAGCTGCACAGGGGCGCCGCGCAGCGCGGCGATCGCCCCGGCGAGTAGCGCGCACAGTCCGTAGGCCCCGGCATCGACGACCCCCGCCTCGCGCAACGCAGCGAGCCGCACAGGGCTCTCGGCGACCGCCTGCCGGCCCGCTTCGAGCGCCCGCTCGAGGACGTCCGCCAGCAGACGGTCCTGTTGCTCGGGCGCAATCGTCCCCTCGAAGCGAACCTGTGGCGCCCGTGCCACGAGGTGCGCAACGGCGCTCGCCATCGCACGCACCACGGTGAGCATCGTGCCCTCCGCGGGCTCCCGGACGGATGCGTAGGCTGCGTCAGCGGCTCTCGCCAGCGCCGCCGAGAGCAGCGCCGGATCGACCGGCTGGCCACGACGCGAGGCCAACTCCTCGGCTGCCCCGCGCACGATTTGGGAGAGGATCACACCGCTGTTGCCGCGCGCACCCAGCAGTGCGGCACGGGCGACGGCTGCAACTACCTCGTCGCGCCCGATGCGATCCAGACCTTGTGCGGCGAGGCGGTCGAGCTCCTCGACGACCGCGCGCAGCGTCAGGCTCATGTTGTCGCCGGTGTCGCCGTCGGGGACCGGGAAGACGTTGAGGTCGTTCACCTCCGTGCGGCGGCGCTCGAGCTCCGCCAACGCACCGGCCACGACCTTGCGGAAGCGAGCGAGGATGTCGTCCGCCATCGGCGCGCGCCCCTCGTGGGGGACTGGACGCCCGCCGCTCAGGCGGCCTTCAAGACCTTCCCCGCCTTGATGCAGCGGGTGCAGACGTACTCGCGCCGCGGAGCGCCCGCGACCACGATGCGCACCTTCTGCAGGTTCGCATCGAACCGGCGCTTGGTGGCGACCATCGAGTGGCTACGGTTGTGACCGAAGCCGGGACCTTTGCCGCATACGAAGCAGATCTTCGGCACGGCTCGACAGGCTAGCGCACCGCGCGGGCCTGTTCTTGCGCCCGTAGCTGTCGGCGCAGTTCGACCATCGCGAGCACTGCTCGCGCCGCATCCTCCCCGACGTGGCGTTTGCCGGCTCCCGACCTGGCAAGCGCCTGCTCGCGCGTCTCGCAAGTGATCACACCGAACCCGCAGGGCACACCGGTGGCGCGCTGCGCGGCGCCGATGCCCCGCGCTGCCTCCTGGCAGACGAAGTCGTAGTGGTCGGTTTCTCCGCGTATCACCACGCCCAAGCAGACGACGCCGTCGAAACGTCCGCTCTCTGCACACCAAAGCGCCGCCAGCGGTAGTTCGAAGGCGCCGGGCACGTCGAACACCTCGCTCGCCACCCCTGCCGCGCTCAGCACCCGCTGGGCGCCCTCGACCAAACGATCCGCGAGCTCCGGATAGAAGCGGGCAACGCAGATCGCGACGCGTAGGGCCGCGTCGCTACTGCTCGCGCTCACGGTCCTCCCCGCTGCCCTTGGGTTTGGCCGGCGCCGGACCCTCTCCGTAGAGGTCGGTTTCGAGCGGAATCCGACCGAGCCGCCGGTCGTTCATCCGCTCGGCGTGGATCATCTCCTCGTCGAGCGCCAGACCCTGGTGGTGCAAGAGGTGGCCGAGCTTTTCCCGCTTGGCTCGCAGGTATTCGCGGTTGTGCTCGTTCGGCGGGTGCTGGATCGGGATCTGGTCGGTTACGCGCAACCCGTAGCCCTCAAGGCCAATGATCTTCTTCGGGTTGTTGGTAAGCAGGCGGATCGTCGTCAGCCCGAGATCGACAAGGATCTGGGCGCCGATACCGTAGTCGCGGAGGTCCGCCGGCAATCCCAGCTGGAGGTTGGCGTCGACCGTGTCGAGCCCCTCCTCTTGCAGCTTGTAGGCCTTCAGCTTGTTGAGCAGCCCG is from Thermoleophilum album and encodes:
- a CDS encoding DAK2 domain-containing protein, with amino-acid sequence MADDILARFRKVVAGALAELERRRTEVNDLNVFPVPDGDTGDNMSLTLRAVVEELDRLAAQGLDRIGRDEVVAAVARAALLGARGNSGVILSQIVRGAAEELASRRGQPVDPALLSAALARAADAAYASVREPAEGTMLTVVRAMASAVAHLVARAPQVRFEGTIAPEQQDRLLADVLERALEAGRQAVAESPVRLAALREAGVVDAGAYGLCALLAGAIAALRGAPVQLEHHAPAARPAIHSPAHTSTSYRYCTNFALTGRDLDATSLRLRLEELGDSVLVVGDTRTLRIHLHTNEPDRATALCASCGEVSRLEVADMWAQVDERRARLAAATKERPRCGVVAVASGSGVVRLFEELGAVVVEAADRQLGAPDLLAAVNATGGEEVLLLPNGVTHREACEAAARLAERNVVVVPTEAPQQGLALLVEFDPERSARDNAKRMAERANGVAYGGVRRAQQGEVEGTGSEVEGTGSGSARDDGDGGAAVAWLGDERTVLCRSPSEALRVLFEEVGRGAELVTVLVGRQAPIGDEELRQLAPPGAELEVLPGGDPEWWWLVAAE
- the rpmB gene encoding 50S ribosomal protein L28, whose amino-acid sequence is MPKICFVCGKGPGFGHNRSHSMVATKRRFDANLQKVRIVVAGAPRREYVCTRCIKAGKVLKAA
- the ribH gene encoding 6,7-dimethyl-8-ribityllumazine synthase; the protein is MSASSSDAALRVAICVARFYPELADRLVEGAQRVLSAAGVASEVFDVPGAFELPLAALWCAESGRFDGVVCLGVVIRGETDHYDFVCQEAARGIGAAQRATGVPCGFGVITCETREQALARSGAGKRHVGEDAARAVLAMVELRRQLRAQEQARAVR